One stretch of Saccharomonospora xinjiangensis XJ-54 DNA includes these proteins:
- a CDS encoding Rossmann-like and DUF2520 domain-containing protein — protein MTRPARLAVGVVSAGRVGSVLGAALARAGHSVVAASGVSDASVRRAERLLPGVPLLPPDEVVGAADLVLLALPDDVLGPMVAGLANAGAFRAGQIVVHTCGAHGIDVLRPAVEVGALPLALHPVMTFTGAPEDLQRLDSCSVGVTAEDGDEAAWNVGEALTVEMGAEPVRIPEAARPLYHASLAHAANHLATLVADCVELLRHNGVRDPERLLAPLLSAALDNALRHGDRALTGPVARGDVGTVRTHLRVLGERVPKLRAAYLALARRTAARARLAGLLGSDAAREIADLLDNGREGT, from the coding sequence GTGACCCGCCCCGCGCGGCTTGCCGTGGGTGTGGTGTCGGCAGGCAGGGTCGGCAGCGTACTCGGTGCCGCGCTCGCCCGTGCCGGTCATTCCGTCGTCGCGGCGTCGGGTGTGTCCGACGCATCGGTGCGGCGGGCCGAACGCCTGCTGCCCGGTGTGCCGTTGCTGCCTCCCGACGAGGTGGTCGGCGCCGCCGATCTCGTTCTTCTCGCCCTGCCCGACGACGTACTGGGCCCCATGGTCGCCGGACTGGCCAACGCGGGTGCGTTCCGGGCTGGCCAGATCGTCGTTCACACGTGTGGCGCACACGGCATCGACGTGTTGCGGCCCGCCGTGGAAGTAGGGGCACTGCCTTTGGCGTTGCACCCGGTGATGACGTTCACCGGAGCCCCCGAGGACCTTCAGCGGCTCGATTCGTGCAGTGTCGGCGTCACCGCCGAGGACGGCGACGAGGCGGCGTGGAACGTCGGAGAGGCGTTGACAGTGGAGATGGGGGCCGAGCCGGTGCGGATTCCCGAAGCCGCCCGGCCCCTTTACCACGCCTCGCTGGCGCACGCTGCCAACCACCTCGCGACGTTGGTCGCGGACTGTGTGGAATTGTTACGGCACAACGGCGTTCGCGACCCCGAGCGCCTCCTCGCCCCGCTGCTGTCCGCGGCGCTCGACAACGCCTTGCGGCACGGGGACCGCGCACTCACAGGGCCGGTCGCGCGAGGGGACGTGGGGACGGTGCGGACACATCTGCGGGTGCTCGGTGAGCGCGTACCCAAGCTGCGTGCCGCTTACCTCGCGCTGGCAAGGAGGACCGCCGCGAGAGCGCGTCTGGCCGGGCTGCTCGGTTCCGACGCCGCACGCGAGATCGCCGACCTGCTCGACAACGGACGTGAGGGCACGTGA
- the panC gene encoding pantoate--beta-alanine ligase produces the protein MRRPKKPQFDRGRVNVYRKPDDLRQVSAALRSVGRNVALVPTMGALHAGHAELFRRAKRLPNTIVAASIFVNPLQFGEGEDFDAYPRTLDTDLGVLDDAGVEIVFTPEPQDLYAPGAAVTVHPGPLGDELEGVFRPGHFAGVLTVVAKLFNIVRPHFALFGEKDYQQLVLIKRMVADLDLDVRVLGVPTVREPDGLALSSRNTYLSPEQRKLAVVLSAALVAGAHAGGRGAEAVLDAARSTLAARPEVAVDYLELRGTELGPPPEDGQARLLVAARVGKTRLIDNVGLLLGAAAEYGIEQ, from the coding sequence GTGAGGAGACCGAAGAAACCACAGTTCGACCGTGGCCGGGTGAACGTCTACCGCAAGCCGGACGACCTGCGCCAGGTCAGCGCGGCCCTGCGTTCGGTGGGCCGCAACGTCGCGCTTGTGCCGACGATGGGTGCGCTGCACGCGGGACACGCGGAACTGTTTCGCAGGGCGAAGCGGCTGCCCAACACCATCGTCGCCGCGTCGATCTTCGTGAATCCGCTCCAGTTCGGCGAGGGCGAGGATTTCGACGCCTACCCGCGCACGCTGGACACCGATCTCGGCGTGCTCGACGACGCGGGCGTGGAGATCGTGTTCACTCCGGAGCCCCAGGACCTCTACGCTCCCGGCGCGGCGGTCACGGTGCATCCAGGGCCGCTCGGTGACGAACTGGAGGGCGTTTTCCGCCCTGGGCACTTCGCGGGTGTGCTCACGGTGGTGGCGAAGCTGTTCAACATCGTGCGCCCCCACTTCGCGCTCTTCGGGGAGAAGGACTACCAGCAGCTCGTCCTCATCAAGCGCATGGTGGCCGACCTCGACCTCGACGTCCGTGTGCTCGGTGTGCCCACCGTCCGTGAACCGGACGGTCTGGCGCTGTCGTCGCGCAACACCTACCTGTCGCCCGAGCAGCGGAAGCTGGCCGTCGTGCTGTCGGCGGCGCTCGTCGCGGGCGCTCACGCGGGAGGGCGAGGAGCGGAGGCGGTGCTCGACGCGGCGAGGAGCACGCTCGCCGCCCGGCCAGAGGTGGCCGTCGATTACCTCGAACTGCGGGGCACGGAGTTGGGTCCGCCGCCCGAAGACGGGCAGGCGCGGTTGCTGGTGGCAGCCAGGGTCGGGAAGACCCGGCTTATCGACAACGTCGGGCTCCTGCTCGGCGCGGCAGCCGAGTACGGCATCGAGCAGTGA
- the panD gene encoding aspartate 1-decarboxylase — protein sequence MYRTMLKSKIHRATVTQADLHYVGSVTVDKTLMEAADLLPGEQVAIVDVTNGARLETYVIEGERDSGVLGINGAAAHLVHPGDIVILIAYGQMDSAEAASFKPRIVFVDGDNRIVEQGGDPASVPEGYGLVSGAGAPPALGARLPTAETADAARLDALLHAEH from the coding sequence ATGTATCGAACCATGCTCAAGTCAAAGATCCACCGAGCGACGGTGACGCAGGCCGACCTGCATTACGTCGGTTCGGTCACGGTGGACAAGACGCTGATGGAAGCGGCCGACCTACTGCCGGGTGAGCAGGTCGCCATCGTCGATGTCACCAACGGCGCACGGCTGGAGACCTACGTCATCGAGGGCGAACGTGACAGCGGCGTACTCGGCATCAACGGTGCCGCCGCTCATCTCGTCCATCCCGGCGACATCGTCATCCTGATCGCGTACGGGCAGATGGATTCGGCCGAGGCCGCGTCCTTCAAGCCGAGGATCGTGTTCGTGGACGGCGACAACCGCATCGTCGAGCAGGGCGGCGACCCCGCCTCCGTCCCCGAGGGGTATGGGCTCGTGAGCGGTGCGGGCGCACCGCCTGCCCTCGGGGCCAGGCTTCCCACGGCTGAGACCGCCGACGCCGCTCGGCTGGACGCGCTGCTGCACGCGGAGCACTGA
- a CDS encoding type III pantothenate kinase, whose translation MLLTVDVGNSNIVLGLHVGRGENARLVRDWRMRTDPRMTADEMALTLRGLLGPHADDVTGISALSTVPAVLRELRTMLDRYYAGVPTIIVEPGVRTGVPLLVDNPKEVGGDRLVNTLAAHHLHNTACVVVDFGTSTNVDAISAKGEFLGGAFAPGIDISVDALASRAAALRKVELVRPRSVIGKNTVECLQSGILYGFAGQVDGLVRRIARELSGTPDERVEVIATGGLAPLVLDESETITEHVPHLTLLGLRLVFERNTAERNERSGRRARP comes from the coding sequence TTGCTGCTCACCGTTGACGTCGGCAACTCGAACATCGTGCTCGGCCTGCACGTCGGGCGGGGTGAGAACGCGCGGCTGGTGCGCGACTGGCGGATGCGCACCGATCCGCGCATGACGGCCGACGAGATGGCGCTCACCTTGCGCGGGCTCCTCGGTCCGCACGCCGACGACGTCACCGGTATCAGCGCACTGTCCACGGTGCCCGCTGTGCTGCGGGAACTGCGGACGATGCTCGACCGCTATTACGCGGGCGTTCCCACGATCATCGTGGAACCGGGCGTGCGCACCGGGGTTCCGCTGCTCGTGGACAACCCGAAGGAGGTCGGCGGCGACCGGCTCGTGAACACCCTCGCCGCCCATCACCTGCACAACACGGCCTGCGTCGTGGTCGATTTCGGGACGTCCACCAATGTGGACGCCATCTCGGCCAAGGGCGAGTTCCTCGGTGGCGCATTCGCGCCGGGAATCGACATTTCGGTTGACGCACTCGCCTCCCGTGCCGCGGCGTTGCGGAAGGTCGAGCTGGTCCGGCCGAGGTCGGTGATCGGCAAGAACACCGTCGAGTGCCTTCAGTCGGGAATTTTGTACGGTTTCGCCGGGCAGGTTGACGGTCTCGTCAGAAGGATCGCCCGTGAGCTGTCGGGAACGCCGGACGAACGCGTCGAAGTGATCGCCACCGGCGGTCTGGCTCCGCTCGTGCTCGACGAGTCGGAAACCATCACCGAACACGTGCCACATCTCACCTTGCTCGGCCTTCGCCTTGTTTTCGAGAGGAACACGGCCGAGAGGAACGAGCGGTCCGGCCGCAGGGCACGTCCGTGA
- a CDS encoding histone-like nucleoid-structuring protein Lsr2: MAQKVLVSLVDDLDGSEAEETVEFGLDGVNYEIDLSAENAEELRDALAQYVEHARRAGGRKRTSGKSAVKAPARSAAVDREQNQAIRAWARKNGFEVSDRGRIPSEVVEAYHRRN, translated from the coding sequence ATGGCGCAGAAGGTCCTTGTCTCCCTCGTGGACGATCTGGACGGGTCGGAGGCGGAGGAGACGGTCGAGTTCGGTCTTGACGGCGTCAACTACGAGATCGATCTCTCCGCGGAAAATGCGGAGGAATTGCGTGACGCTCTTGCCCAGTACGTCGAGCACGCACGCAGGGCGGGTGGCCGGAAGAGGACGTCGGGCAAGAGTGCGGTGAAAGCGCCCGCCCGGTCGGCCGCCGTGGATCGCGAGCAGAATCAGGCAATTCGCGCGTGGGCGCGGAAGAACGGTTTCGAGGTCTCGGATCGTGGACGCATCCCGTCCGAGGTCGTCGAAGCGTACCACCGCAGGAACTGA
- a CDS encoding helix-turn-helix domain-containing protein: protein MERVPRGILYRRTAESQFTLSRVNPVPSLRGYVQYYWVVRWDLRGRPPYEQRVLPNLSTHVVFGTSSAGVWGPSRSVFAHVLRDRGVAFGVRLVPGCCGAVLHVPAGDLRGGPRPLEGVLGTASREIEAAVPASRSDSELAALADTLFAGRVRPLTDSERRARDAVKLIATDPTITRVVHLAARGGTTVRALQRLFTAHVGTGPKWAIRVYRLNEAAARLATDSPPKQAELAAELGYSDQAHFVREFTAMVGTPPASYERQQKVTEQARN from the coding sequence GTGGAGAGGGTGCCCCGAGGAATCCTGTACCGGCGCACCGCCGAATCACAGTTCACCCTGAGCAGGGTCAATCCCGTTCCGTCACTACGCGGGTACGTCCAGTACTACTGGGTCGTCCGATGGGATCTCCGAGGAAGGCCGCCGTACGAGCAGCGGGTGTTGCCGAACCTCTCCACGCACGTCGTCTTCGGGACCTCATCGGCAGGGGTGTGGGGTCCTTCCCGCTCCGTGTTCGCACATGTGCTGCGCGATCGAGGAGTGGCGTTCGGCGTTCGCCTTGTGCCCGGCTGCTGCGGTGCGGTACTCCACGTGCCGGCAGGCGACCTTCGCGGCGGTCCACGACCGTTGGAGGGCGTACTCGGCACGGCGAGCCGCGAGATCGAGGCAGCTGTTCCTGCCTCACGCAGTGATTCCGAACTCGCCGCGCTCGCCGACACGCTGTTCGCCGGACGAGTCCGGCCACTCACCGATTCGGAACGCAGGGCACGGGATGCCGTGAAGCTCATCGCCACCGATCCCACGATCACCAGAGTCGTTCATCTCGCCGCCCGCGGTGGTACGACGGTGCGCGCGCTGCAACGGCTGTTCACCGCACACGTCGGAACGGGCCCCAAGTGGGCCATCCGGGTCTACCGGCTCAACGAAGCGGCTGCGCGGCTCGCCACTGATTCCCCGCCGAAGCAGGCCGAGCTCGCCGCCGAACTCGGCTACAGCGACCAGGCACATTTCGTCCGGGAATTCACGGCGATGGTGGGGACACCGCCCGCATCTTACGAGAGGCAACAGAAAGTAACCGAACAAGCGCGAAACTGA
- a CDS encoding TIGR03086 family metal-binding protein, translated as MPNVPNIRSAVEPAAAAFLDVLGAVPDDELKAPTPCEDYAVRDLLNHLMYWAPYLIAAARKARAASQAGERDVDLVKDEWRLALKARVTELVEALREPSAWEGVTTFGGVDLPAERIGSMALTEFVVHGWDLAVATGVEFRCDPATAMAVESALVELAPQGRGYGVFGAEIAVPETAVPLARVLGLSGRDPDWSR; from the coding sequence ATGCCGAACGTGCCGAACATCCGATCCGCCGTCGAGCCGGCGGCTGCGGCCTTCCTCGACGTGCTGGGTGCTGTGCCCGACGACGAGCTGAAGGCGCCGACACCATGCGAGGACTACGCCGTCCGCGATCTGCTGAACCACCTCATGTACTGGGCCCCGTATCTGATCGCGGCCGCGAGGAAGGCGCGGGCAGCTTCGCAAGCGGGCGAGCGAGACGTTGACCTTGTGAAGGATGAGTGGCGGCTCGCGCTGAAAGCAAGGGTGACCGAGTTGGTCGAGGCCCTCCGCGAGCCGTCGGCGTGGGAGGGCGTGACGACGTTCGGCGGTGTGGACCTGCCTGCGGAGCGGATCGGTTCGATGGCGCTCACCGAGTTCGTCGTGCACGGCTGGGATCTCGCTGTGGCGACGGGAGTGGAGTTCCGTTGCGATCCAGCCACGGCGATGGCGGTCGAGAGCGCGCTCGTGGAACTGGCGCCGCAGGGCAGGGGATACGGCGTGTTCGGGGCGGAGATCGCCGTGCCTGAAACCGCCGTGCCGCTGGCGCGCGTGCTCGGGTTGTCCGGACGTGACCCCGACTGGAGCAGGTGA
- a CDS encoding DUF3558 domain-containing protein produces the protein MTRILSSVVGLGLAVVLTACAATPVSNGAAPRGTSTKSDPASSSSKALPHSGAPSVADPLPESALPADPCQAFTRPQIVEALGEDAPEGERDDIATGPWCSWQDSTTGAAVFVNYITATREGLSNLYRNTKPGAAVWREISSVGGFPAVAFKTHEDESSCSVTVGLADEYTVAVVLAPSRAKQGDVDACALSERMAGTLVDNLRGRAGR, from the coding sequence ATGACGCGAATCCTCTCCTCGGTGGTGGGCCTCGGCCTTGCCGTAGTGCTCACCGCCTGCGCCGCGACGCCGGTCTCCAACGGCGCGGCTCCGAGGGGAACCTCGACGAAGTCCGATCCGGCGTCCTCGTCCTCGAAGGCGCTGCCCCACAGCGGAGCGCCCTCGGTCGCCGATCCGCTTCCGGAGTCCGCGCTGCCTGCCGACCCGTGTCAGGCATTCACCCGGCCGCAGATCGTCGAAGCACTCGGCGAGGACGCTCCTGAGGGCGAACGCGACGATATCGCCACAGGACCCTGGTGTTCCTGGCAGGACAGCACCACAGGCGCGGCGGTCTTCGTCAACTACATCACCGCGACACGAGAAGGTCTGAGCAACCTCTACCGGAACACGAAACCGGGTGCGGCTGTGTGGCGGGAGATCTCTTCCGTCGGCGGTTTCCCCGCGGTCGCGTTCAAGACCCACGAGGACGAATCGTCCTGTTCGGTCACCGTGGGCCTCGCGGACGAGTACACCGTGGCGGTCGTGCTCGCGCCAAGCCGCGCGAAGCAGGGCGATGTCGATGCGTGTGCGCTGTCAGAACGGATGGCGGGCACCTTGGTGGACAACCTGAGAGGGAGGGCGGGGCGATGA
- a CDS encoding ESX secretion-associated protein EspG: MIAETVDVPRAALQHAWGLEGFGEPHPILGQHGLHLSDDGNAELTRRCLSLLADVGLATAHALTPAFRDTMRTLAMPAREFYCWSSFADSRRDSATLVATRDVTAVGAVVRGETVTLWPIDSQQVIAGFLATLPDVKAAPVHALTVSRSDLDGGPSEDDGGSRSRAQRRREAGELKRHLAAVREGAHQLYVAVTVGGVRSRSSPLSLIDVAGLGRVLLFRDAGDRINFRPGRREVVAEALIGTMRGL, encoded by the coding sequence GTGATCGCTGAGACCGTGGACGTGCCGAGGGCGGCACTACAGCACGCGTGGGGCCTTGAGGGCTTCGGCGAACCACATCCGATCCTGGGGCAGCACGGGCTCCATCTCTCGGACGACGGTAACGCCGAGCTCACCAGGCGCTGCCTCTCGCTGCTGGCCGACGTGGGGTTGGCCACCGCGCACGCACTCACCCCGGCGTTCCGGGACACGATGCGTACGCTGGCCATGCCCGCCCGCGAGTTCTACTGCTGGAGCAGCTTTGCCGACAGCAGGCGCGACAGCGCGACTCTTGTCGCCACACGCGACGTCACGGCGGTCGGCGCCGTCGTACGCGGCGAAACCGTGACACTGTGGCCGATCGATTCGCAGCAGGTCATCGCGGGTTTTCTGGCGACACTGCCGGACGTGAAGGCCGCTCCCGTGCATGCTTTGACGGTTTCCCGCTCCGACCTCGATGGCGGGCCGTCGGAGGATGACGGCGGCTCACGATCACGGGCACAGCGGCGAAGGGAAGCCGGGGAGCTGAAGCGGCATCTCGCGGCCGTCCGTGAAGGGGCACACCAGTTGTACGTCGCCGTCACAGTCGGCGGGGTCAGGAGCCGGAGCAGTCCGCTGTCGCTGATCGATGTCGCAGGACTGGGGCGAGTGTTGCTCTTCCGCGATGCCGGCGACCGGATCAACTTCAGACCCGGCCGCCGCGAAGTCGTGGCGGAGGCGCTGATCGGCACGATGCGCGGGTTGTGA
- a CDS encoding (2Fe-2S)-binding protein codes for MPRRVGSDVLASSLARVAALQHELELRTDVPPAGDWWRCHHLLTDRTWFSRWHRRLADWLIEHHGAAPARTVSGYVLWWYLRLPAYVGALLLHHERRVPLLRPSELAFRISRDSRPDPVGVAVLGRSFYCLPLDPCAGRPEAVVVADERALAEVYRARFVAHATAFIRAYRPLSPHGARTLWAAATDAIDSCLWWAGVQGGDEGAGVADAALVLDARHEPLTSSSTLRRHTGDNGSVGWTRRRESCCFTYLLPGSTECETCPRTCPR; via the coding sequence GTGCCCCGTCGTGTCGGCTCCGACGTGCTCGCGAGTTCTCTCGCCAGGGTCGCGGCACTACAGCACGAACTCGAACTGCGAACCGACGTCCCCCCGGCTGGGGACTGGTGGCGGTGCCACCACCTGCTCACCGACCGCACGTGGTTCTCGCGCTGGCACCGGCGCCTCGCGGACTGGCTGATCGAGCACCACGGCGCCGCGCCCGCTCGGACCGTGTCAGGCTATGTGCTCTGGTGGTATCTGCGCCTGCCCGCCTACGTCGGCGCGCTTCTGCTGCACCACGAACGGCGAGTGCCGCTACTGCGGCCGTCCGAACTCGCCTTTCGGATCTCCAGGGACAGCAGGCCCGACCCGGTGGGCGTCGCGGTGCTCGGTCGTTCGTTCTACTGCCTCCCGCTCGATCCCTGTGCGGGCAGGCCCGAAGCCGTCGTCGTCGCCGACGAACGCGCCCTCGCCGAGGTGTACAGGGCCCGGTTCGTGGCCCACGCCACCGCCTTCATCCGCGCCTACCGGCCACTGAGTCCCCACGGGGCGAGGACTCTCTGGGCCGCGGCGACCGACGCGATCGACAGCTGCCTGTGGTGGGCCGGGGTCCAGGGTGGCGACGAAGGCGCGGGGGTGGCCGACGCCGCGCTGGTGCTCGACGCCCGCCACGAACCCCTGACCTCGTCCTCCACCCTGCGCAGGCACACCGGCGACAACGGTTCCGTCGGCTGGACCCGGCGCAGGGAGAGCTGCTGCTTCACCTACCTGCTTCCCGGCAGCACCGAATGCGAGACCTGCCCTCGCACGTGCCCACGCTGA
- a CDS encoding ATP-dependent Clp protease ATP-binding subunit — MFERFTDRARRVVVLAQEEARMLNHNYIGTEHILLGLIHEGEGVAAKALESLGIALEGVRQQVEEIIGQGQQAPSGHIPFTPRAKKVLELSLREALQLGHNYIGTEHILLGLIREGEGVAAQVLVKLGADLNRVRQQVLQLLSGYQGKEPAEAGAGRGEGTPSSSLVLDQFGRNLTASARENKLDPVIGRGKEIERVMQVLSRRTKNNPVLIGEPGVGKTAVVEGLAQNIVKGEVPETLKDKQLYTLDLGSLVAGSRYRGDFEERLKKVLKEIKTRGDIILFIDELHTLVGAGAAEGAIDAASILKPMLARGELQTIGATTLEEYRKYIEKDAALERRFQPIQVGEPSLEHTIEILKGLRDRYEAHHRVSITDSALVAAATLADRYINDRYLPDKAIDLIDEAGARMRIRRMTAPPDLREFDEKIADVRREKESAIDAQDFERAARLRDEEKTLLGQKSEREKQWKDGDLDVVAEVDDEQIAEVLANWTGIPVFKLTEEETTRLLRMEDELHKRIIGQEDAVKAVSQAIRRTRAGLKDPKRPSGSFIFAGPSGVGKTELSKALANFLFGEDDALIQIDMGEFHDRYTASRLFGAPPGYVGYEEGGQLTEKVRRKPFSVVLFDEIEKAHQEIYNTLLQVLEDGRLTDGQGRTVDFKNTVLIFTSNLGTQDISKSVSLGFSSGSDEGGRYEKMKQKVNEEMKKHFRPEFLNRIDDIIVFHQLTQEQIIQMVDLMVSRVEQQLKAKDMALELTDKAKALLAKRGFDPVLGARPLRRTIQREIEDQLSEKILFGEVQAGQIIIVDVEGWEVGDAHDDQAKFTFRGEPKPLDVPDAPPVSIAAASSEDSGESEQE, encoded by the coding sequence ATGTTCGAAAGGTTCACCGACCGCGCGAGGCGGGTGGTTGTCCTGGCCCAGGAAGAGGCCCGGATGCTCAACCACAACTACATCGGCACCGAGCACATCCTCTTGGGCTTGATCCACGAGGGTGAGGGTGTCGCCGCCAAGGCGCTCGAGTCGTTGGGTATCGCGCTGGAGGGTGTCCGCCAGCAGGTCGAGGAGATCATCGGCCAGGGCCAGCAGGCCCCCAGCGGGCACATTCCCTTCACCCCGCGAGCCAAGAAGGTGCTTGAGCTGTCTCTGCGTGAGGCGTTGCAGCTCGGGCACAACTACATCGGTACCGAGCACATCCTGTTGGGCCTCATCCGCGAGGGCGAGGGCGTTGCCGCCCAGGTCCTCGTCAAGCTGGGCGCCGACCTGAACAGGGTGAGGCAGCAGGTGCTTCAGCTGCTGTCCGGCTACCAGGGCAAGGAGCCCGCCGAGGCCGGTGCCGGCCGTGGCGAGGGCACGCCGTCGTCGTCTCTGGTTCTCGACCAGTTCGGGCGCAACCTCACGGCGTCCGCGCGGGAGAACAAGCTCGACCCGGTCATCGGGCGCGGCAAGGAGATCGAGCGGGTCATGCAGGTGTTGTCCCGCCGTACCAAGAACAACCCGGTTCTGATCGGCGAGCCCGGTGTCGGCAAGACCGCCGTCGTCGAGGGCCTCGCGCAGAACATCGTCAAGGGCGAGGTGCCCGAGACGCTGAAGGACAAGCAGCTGTACACGCTCGACCTCGGGTCGCTGGTGGCCGGTTCGCGCTACCGGGGTGATTTCGAGGAGCGGTTGAAGAAGGTCCTCAAGGAGATCAAGACTCGCGGCGACATCATCCTTTTCATCGACGAGCTGCACACGCTCGTCGGTGCGGGTGCTGCCGAGGGCGCCATCGACGCGGCGAGCATCCTGAAGCCGATGCTGGCCCGTGGTGAACTTCAGACCATCGGTGCGACCACGCTCGAGGAGTACCGCAAGTACATCGAGAAGGACGCCGCGCTGGAGCGCCGGTTCCAGCCGATCCAGGTCGGCGAGCCGTCGCTGGAGCACACCATCGAGATCCTCAAGGGCCTGCGCGACCGCTACGAGGCGCACCACCGCGTGTCGATCACCGACTCGGCGCTGGTGGCCGCGGCGACGCTCGCCGACCGGTACATCAACGACCGGTACCTGCCGGACAAGGCGATCGACCTCATCGACGAGGCCGGGGCACGTATGCGCATCCGCCGCATGACCGCGCCGCCGGACCTGCGCGAGTTCGACGAGAAGATCGCCGACGTGCGCAGGGAGAAGGAGTCGGCCATCGACGCGCAGGACTTCGAGCGAGCAGCTCGACTGCGCGACGAGGAGAAGACGCTTCTCGGCCAGAAGTCCGAGCGGGAGAAGCAGTGGAAGGACGGTGACCTGGACGTCGTCGCCGAGGTGGACGACGAGCAGATCGCCGAGGTTCTCGCCAACTGGACCGGCATCCCGGTGTTCAAGCTCACCGAGGAGGAGACCACGCGTCTGCTCCGCATGGAGGACGAGCTGCACAAGCGGATCATCGGTCAGGAGGACGCGGTCAAGGCCGTGTCGCAGGCCATCCGCCGCACGCGGGCCGGTCTGAAGGACCCGAAGCGCCCTTCCGGTTCGTTCATCTTCGCCGGCCCGTCCGGTGTCGGTAAGACGGAGCTCTCGAAGGCGCTGGCCAACTTCCTGTTCGGCGAGGACGACGCGCTCATCCAGATCGACATGGGCGAGTTCCACGACCGCTACACCGCCTCGCGGCTCTTCGGTGCCCCTCCGGGCTACGTCGGCTACGAGGAAGGCGGCCAGCTCACCGAGAAGGTGCGCCGCAAGCCGTTCTCGGTGGTCCTCTTCGACGAGATCGAGAAGGCCCACCAGGAGATCTACAACACGCTGTTGCAGGTGTTGGAGGACGGTCGCCTCACCGACGGCCAGGGTCGCACGGTGGACTTCAAGAACACGGTGCTGATCTTCACCTCGAACCTGGGCACGCAGGACATCTCGAAGTCCGTGAGCCTCGGCTTCTCTTCCGGCTCCGACGAGGGTGGTCGGTACGAGAAGATGAAGCAGAAGGTCAACGAGGAGATGAAGAAGCACTTCCGGCCCGAGTTCCTCAACCGGATCGACGACATCATCGTCTTCCACCAGCTCACGCAGGAGCAGATCATCCAGATGGTGGATCTGATGGTGTCCCGTGTCGAGCAGCAGCTCAAGGCCAAGGACATGGCCCTGGAGCTGACCGACAAGGCGAAGGCTCTGCTGGCCAAGCGGGGCTTCGACCCGGTGCTCGGTGCGCGCCCGTTGCGCAGGACCATCCAGCGGGAGATCGAGGACCAGCTGTCCGAGAAGATCCTGTTCGGCGAGGTCCAGGCCGGTCAGATCATCATCGTGGACGTCGAGGGCTGGGAGGTCGGCGACGCACACGACGACCAGGCGAAGTTCACCTTCCGAGGCGAGCCGAAGCCGCTGGACGTGCCCGACGCTCCTCCGGTGAGCATCGCTGCCGCGAGCAGCGAGGACTCCGGAGAGTCGGAGCAGGAGTGA
- a CDS encoding NAD(P)H-binding protein has protein sequence MTILVTGATGNIGRKVVDHLLARGASGIRALTVDPAKAALPSEVEAVKGYLRKLDTLPSALEGVSSMYLAPTPDTVEEVVALARKAGVEHIVDLSGEPESWWGTCSTAVERSGVDWTHLWPGDFMENSLMWADQIRRTGTVREPYPGSASTPIAMDDIAAVAAAALLDDTHRGEAYLLTGPEILTRTDLVAHIGAALGREIEFVRSTPDETVRALTPTMGDNARWYVENVLTYFEAGAPAPNTLVEGITGRPATRFADWARAHAHEFA, from the coding sequence ATGACCATCCTGGTCACGGGCGCGACAGGCAACATCGGCCGCAAAGTCGTCGATCACCTACTCGCACGCGGCGCTTCCGGCATCAGGGCGCTCACGGTCGATCCGGCCAAAGCCGCTCTTCCGTCCGAAGTGGAGGCGGTGAAGGGCTACCTGCGCAAGCTCGACACGCTGCCTTCGGCGTTGGAAGGCGTCTCCAGCATGTACCTCGCACCCACCCCGGACACCGTTGAGGAGGTCGTCGCCCTCGCGCGCAAGGCAGGCGTGGAACACATCGTGGATCTCTCCGGTGAGCCCGAAAGCTGGTGGGGTACGTGCAGCACAGCCGTCGAGCGATCCGGAGTTGACTGGACACACCTGTGGCCCGGCGACTTCATGGAGAACTCGCTGATGTGGGCCGACCAGATCCGGCGCACCGGCACGGTGCGGGAACCGTATCCAGGCTCGGCGAGCACACCGATCGCCATGGACGACATCGCCGCCGTCGCCGCCGCGGCGCTGCTCGACGACACGCACAGGGGCGAGGCATACCTGCTCACCGGTCCGGAGATCCTGACGAGGACCGACCTCGTGGCACACATCGGCGCGGCGCTCGGCAGAGAGATCGAGTTCGTCAGGTCCACCCCGGACGAGACGGTGCGCGCACTGACCCCCACCATGGGCGACAACGCGCGGTGGTACGTGGAGAACGTGCTCACGTATTTCGAAGCCGGGGCACCCGCACCGAACACCCTCGTCGAGGGCATCACCGGCCGACCCGCCACCCGCTTCGCCGACTGGGCACGCGCACACGCCCACGAGTTCGCCTGA